Proteins encoded within one genomic window of Micromonospora halotolerans:
- a CDS encoding ABC transporter ATP-binding protein produces MSAPAVELRDLRVALGGTPILAGVDLTVAVGEWVTVIGPNGAGKSTLLRAVGGLLPAPGAVSLFGTPINSLRRRDRARVVATVAQSPVVPAGMSVLDYVLLGRTPYIPALGRESAADLAAVHEVLDRLDLGAFGRRELATLSGGERQRVFLARALAQGATLLLLDEPTSALDIGHQQEVLELVDQLRQEHDLTVLATMHDLSIAGEYADRLVLLADGRVAAAGPPQEVLTEALLARHYRANIRVIPGDHGPLVVPVRPR; encoded by the coding sequence ATGAGCGCGCCCGCCGTGGAGCTGCGCGACCTGCGGGTCGCCCTGGGGGGCACGCCGATCCTGGCCGGCGTGGACCTCACGGTCGCGGTGGGCGAGTGGGTCACCGTGATCGGCCCGAACGGCGCCGGGAAGTCGACCCTGCTGCGCGCCGTCGGCGGCCTGCTGCCCGCGCCGGGCGCGGTCTCCCTCTTCGGTACGCCGATCAACTCCCTCCGCCGCCGCGACCGGGCCCGGGTGGTGGCCACCGTGGCGCAGTCCCCGGTGGTGCCGGCCGGCATGTCGGTCCTCGACTACGTGCTGCTGGGGCGCACCCCGTACATCCCGGCGCTGGGTCGGGAGTCCGCCGCCGACCTGGCGGCCGTGCACGAGGTGCTGGACCGGCTCGACCTGGGCGCGTTCGGGCGCCGCGAGCTGGCCACCCTCTCCGGTGGCGAGCGGCAGCGGGTCTTCCTGGCCCGGGCGCTGGCCCAGGGCGCCACCCTGCTGCTGCTCGACGAGCCGACCAGCGCGCTGGACATCGGCCACCAGCAGGAGGTGCTGGAACTGGTCGACCAGCTCCGCCAGGAGCACGACCTGACCGTGCTCGCCACCATGCACGACCTCTCCATCGCCGGCGAGTACGCCGACCGCCTCGTCCTGCTCGCCGACGGCCGGGTCGCCGCGGCCGGCCCGCCGCAGGAGGTCCTCACCGAGGCCCTGCTGGCCCGCCACTACCGCGCCAACATCCGGGTAATCCCCGGCGACCACGGCCCCCTGGTGGTCCCCGTCCGCCCCCGCTGA